The following proteins come from a genomic window of Pirellulales bacterium:
- a CDS encoding amino acid ABC transporter ATP-binding protein → MNTSADSLLSVVGLSKRFGTRSVLEDVHLSVGRSETVALIGPSGGGKSTLLRSINALNDWDAGEIRVGPYTLQAAMVARRDGAAVRQVRRLLGMVFQDFQLFPHFTAADNVAEAPRQVLRMARDAARAKAHELLERVGLAGHADHYPHQLSGGQKQRVAIARALAMQPHGLLCDEITSALDPELKHEVLDVVADLKRDGMALLLVTHEIGFARRAADRVVVLAEGRIIEEGPPSQVLDAPRHERTRQFLANVLV, encoded by the coding sequence ATGAACACATCGGCGGATTCCCTGCTTTCGGTCGTGGGGCTTTCCAAGCGATTTGGGACGCGCTCGGTGCTGGAAGATGTGCATCTGAGCGTCGGGCGGAGCGAAACCGTGGCCCTGATCGGACCCAGCGGGGGCGGTAAATCGACGCTGCTGCGATCGATCAATGCGCTCAACGACTGGGACGCCGGCGAAATTCGCGTGGGACCGTACACGCTGCAGGCCGCGATGGTCGCACGTCGGGATGGCGCCGCGGTTCGCCAGGTGCGCCGACTGTTGGGGATGGTGTTTCAGGATTTTCAACTGTTTCCACACTTCACGGCGGCAGATAATGTTGCCGAGGCGCCGCGGCAAGTTCTGCGGATGGCACGCGACGCCGCTCGGGCCAAAGCGCACGAGCTGCTCGAACGCGTCGGGCTCGCTGGGCATGCCGATCACTATCCTCATCAGCTTTCCGGAGGACAGAAGCAGCGCGTGGCCATCGCGCGGGCCCTGGCCATGCAGCCGCACGGCTTGCTCTGCGATGAAATCACCAGCGCCCTCGATCCTGAACTCAAGCACGAAGTGCTGGACGTCGTCGCGGACCTGAAGCGCGACGGCATGGCCTTATTGCTGGTGACTCACGAGATTGGCTTTGCTCGCCGTGCGGCCGATCGGGTCGTAGTCCTGGCCGAGGGCCGCATCATCGAAGAAGGCCCACCCTCCCAGGTGCTCGATGCTCCGCGCCATGAGCGCACGCGGCAATTTCTCGCCAACGTACTGGTCTGA
- a CDS encoding methyltransferase domain-containing protein, with protein MTRDSVGVGEHEQWNRIWTDLSDDELVQYRRGAPRTYRQLAQRVYFEDLWALLGQKRDARCLEIGAGRGTTSMYLTAEGCDVTMLDLAPQSFAQAERCFKSQNLPVPKFVAADAQHTGLPENSYDCIYSIGLLEHFDDPRPLLTETLRLLRPGGMAFHVVVPTIPESRMRLSYAFLAPWKLPPRGLKDSVNRMLGRNTKGSREKMTRTEHGVADYVKWLATLPATDVICIPYNPYHPANNNRTVERWWGVPLYRLHRCLKRFISRPPWARTADSVAMCVLVSFHKAGAAS; from the coding sequence ATGACGCGTGACAGTGTCGGCGTAGGCGAGCACGAGCAGTGGAATCGCATTTGGACCGATCTGTCCGATGATGAACTCGTACAGTACCGGCGCGGAGCGCCCCGGACGTACCGCCAGCTCGCCCAGCGTGTCTATTTCGAGGATCTGTGGGCATTGCTCGGGCAGAAGCGCGATGCCAGGTGCCTCGAGATCGGCGCTGGCCGCGGTACCACCAGCATGTACCTGACGGCCGAGGGATGTGATGTGACGATGCTCGACCTGGCGCCGCAATCGTTCGCCCAGGCCGAACGCTGCTTCAAGAGCCAGAACCTTCCGGTGCCGAAGTTCGTTGCCGCCGACGCGCAGCATACCGGCTTGCCGGAAAACTCATACGATTGCATTTACAGCATTGGCTTGCTCGAACATTTTGACGACCCGCGGCCGCTGTTGACGGAAACCCTGCGTCTGCTGCGTCCGGGAGGCATGGCGTTTCACGTCGTCGTGCCGACCATACCCGAGAGTCGGATGCGGCTGAGCTACGCCTTTCTCGCGCCCTGGAAGTTGCCACCGCGAGGGCTGAAGGATTCGGTCAATCGCATGTTGGGCCGCAACACCAAGGGCAGTCGCGAGAAAATGACTCGCACGGAGCACGGCGTCGCCGATTATGTGAAATGGTTGGCGACACTGCCAGCCACCGACGTGATTTGCATACCGTACAACCCCTACCATCCCGCGAACAATAATCGCACCGTCGAGCGGTGGTGGGGCGTGCCGTTGTATCGATTGCATCGATGCCTGAAGCGGTTTATCAGCCGGCCCCCCTGGGCGCGCACCGCCGACAGCGTGGCCATGTGCGTGTTGGTTTCCTTTCACAAGGCGGGCGCCGCCAGCTAA
- a CDS encoding extracellular solute-binding protein, producing MSFWSSYPLRVSRGSRIGLRLIVACCGCLWSCGCRPQAPPEKNARAPLAGTELTLLVAGDEALAKSIALLRGQWEGETESKLRVESVSEQELAAQAARGEVSADAVIYAPRWLGTLAEGNAIRPLGAAMLDDSELDWPDVFELLETREVRWGTDVFAVPLGSPVLLCFYREDLLQALGRQPPRTWQEYQDLAAALAEHGPGNPSGGEKVEADKTGALDAWCGTIEPRGPGWAGVTLLARAAAYARHPNHYSTLFNMVTMEPLIASPPFVRALEEMVAAARLSKDGSPDASPAGAWQALLNNRAGMALCWPAADERTDKGGEPGDAAEMPELGCVEMPGSVEVFNATSGQWERRPGDPVSVPLVGAAGHVGSIAAKSAHPEGAFRLLAWLASRKWSDRALTASADAAPFRHSQSTSPEAWSPGLQPGAARVYVATVGASLSAAECLVAPQLPGADRYLMALDEAVRKALENKVGPKESLEGAAEQFRAITKELGLDRQRDAYQRSLGL from the coding sequence ATGTCGTTTTGGTCCTCTTATCCACTCAGGGTATCGCGCGGATCGCGGATCGGGCTCAGGCTAATTGTCGCCTGCTGCGGCTGTTTGTGGTCGTGCGGCTGTCGGCCGCAAGCGCCACCGGAGAAGAACGCACGAGCGCCGCTTGCCGGGACAGAGCTCACGCTGCTGGTTGCGGGGGACGAGGCGCTTGCCAAGTCGATCGCGCTTTTGCGTGGCCAATGGGAAGGCGAGACCGAGAGTAAGCTGCGCGTTGAGTCGGTCTCCGAACAAGAACTGGCCGCGCAAGCCGCGCGCGGCGAAGTATCCGCCGATGCCGTCATCTATGCGCCGCGGTGGCTCGGCACTTTGGCGGAAGGCAACGCCATTCGGCCGCTCGGAGCGGCGATGCTCGACGATTCTGAACTCGATTGGCCCGACGTATTCGAGCTACTCGAGACGCGTGAAGTGCGTTGGGGAACCGACGTGTTTGCCGTTCCACTCGGCTCGCCGGTTCTCTTGTGCTTTTATCGCGAGGATCTGTTGCAGGCGCTTGGCCGGCAGCCACCGCGTACCTGGCAGGAGTATCAAGACCTGGCCGCGGCCCTGGCCGAGCACGGTCCTGGAAACCCTTCGGGCGGCGAGAAAGTTGAGGCGGACAAAACCGGCGCACTGGACGCGTGGTGCGGAACGATCGAGCCGCGGGGGCCTGGCTGGGCCGGCGTCACCTTGCTGGCCCGCGCGGCCGCTTACGCCCGGCATCCGAACCATTATTCCACGCTTTTCAACATGGTCACGATGGAGCCGCTCATCGCCTCGCCGCCGTTTGTGCGCGCGCTGGAAGAGATGGTCGCTGCCGCGCGGCTTTCAAAGGACGGCTCGCCCGATGCTTCGCCGGCCGGCGCGTGGCAGGCACTCTTGAATAATCGTGCCGGCATGGCCCTTTGCTGGCCGGCGGCTGACGAACGTACCGACAAAGGTGGCGAGCCGGGTGACGCGGCGGAGATGCCTGAGTTGGGGTGCGTCGAGATGCCCGGCTCGGTCGAGGTATTCAACGCAACTTCCGGGCAGTGGGAACGCCGCCCGGGCGACCCGGTGAGCGTGCCGCTCGTGGGCGCGGCCGGCCACGTGGGCTCGATCGCTGCGAAATCGGCCCATCCTGAAGGGGCATTTCGATTGCTGGCGTGGTTAGCGAGCCGCAAGTGGAGCGATCGAGCGCTTACCGCGAGTGCCGACGCGGCGCCGTTCCGGCACTCGCAATCGACATCGCCCGAGGCGTGGTCGCCAGGGCTGCAACCCGGCGCGGCGCGTGTGTACGTCGCAACGGTCGGGGCGAGCCTGTCGGCTGCCGAATGCCTGGTTGCACCACAGTTGCCCGGGGCCGACAGATATCTTATGGCGCTCGACGAGGCGGTGCGAAAGGCCCTGGAGAATAAGGTCGGCCCAAAGGAATCGCTCGAGGGCGCCGCCGAACAGTTTCGTGCCATCACCAAGGAACTGGGGCTCGATCGGCAGCGCGACGCGTATCAGCGTTCGCTAGGGCTGTGA
- the hisN gene encoding histidinol-phosphatase: MNQQFADRLEVARRIAREAGDITLRYFGQNNFQVEWKVDASPVTVADREAEKHLRTRIAEAFPQDAILGEELGEQQGTSGFRWILDPIDGTKSFIYGVPLYGTLIGVEFQGRSVVGVIHIPGLDEMVFAAAGGGAWYCRGPAAPRPARVSKTKTLAEGLFLTSDVKGFGERGSAAAYERLQAAARFCRTWGDCYGYLLLATGRGELMVDPRMHVWDCAALQPVMEEAGGTFTDWSGNPTIFGAEGVATNGHVLAEALALLRE; this comes from the coding sequence ATGAATCAGCAATTTGCCGACCGATTGGAAGTAGCGCGCCGCATCGCTCGCGAGGCGGGGGACATCACGCTGCGCTATTTTGGCCAGAACAATTTCCAGGTGGAATGGAAGGTCGATGCTTCGCCCGTGACGGTCGCCGACCGCGAGGCCGAGAAGCATTTACGCACGAGAATCGCCGAGGCGTTTCCGCAGGATGCGATTTTGGGCGAAGAGTTGGGTGAGCAGCAGGGGACGTCCGGCTTTCGCTGGATTCTCGATCCGATCGACGGCACCAAGTCGTTCATCTACGGAGTGCCCCTCTACGGCACGCTGATCGGCGTCGAGTTCCAAGGCCGTAGCGTGGTCGGCGTTATCCACATCCCGGGGCTCGACGAAATGGTGTTCGCGGCGGCCGGTGGCGGAGCATGGTACTGCCGAGGTCCGGCCGCACCGCGTCCGGCGCGGGTCTCGAAAACGAAGACGCTGGCCGAAGGCTTGTTCCTCACCTCCGACGTGAAGGGGTTCGGCGAGCGCGGTTCTGCCGCTGCGTACGAGCGTTTGCAGGCCGCCGCGCGGTTCTGCCGCACCTGGGGCGATTGCTACGGATATTTGCTGCTGGCCACGGGCCGCGGCGAGTTGATGGTCGACCCACGGATGCACGTGTGGGACTGCGCTGCGCTGCAGCCGGTCATGGAAGAGGCCGGCGGCACTTTCACGGACTGGTCGGGCAATCCCACGATCTTTGGCGCCGAGGGAGTGGCGACCAACGGCCATGTTCTCGCCGAGGCGCTCGCGCTCTTGCGCGAGTAG
- a CDS encoding redoxin domain-containing protein: MLATFPLVVTASLVLTAPGPLEPGQQLLFQGTVSQRVVEPGQPSPQQKAFDLSWFVADVDAAGATLYWLVEERGRGAWPWPERFGQLKLDTAGRTQGSHIPSLYFDYGEGESVVPLPAPLVTLEKPLAAGLTWSAAGEDFEVEQERDADGRAAWPVRVHNAYGAKRTMLVDKSSPLLLATNERVFMNKGTEYALEMKLARVTKNSAEEAAATRAAFDELLALLSKLHRTPRSADTEWTPEQIAMLSRAAPGLEKAAAGGPLERLVATAGRDAKLQGGRADEVAEIINKYQGRPMPGFSLPGLAGGTLTLADLAGQVTVLHFWEYRDSPLKEPYGQVGYLEFLHQKRKDAGVKVYGVAVDGRLNEPNERRAVGTGVRKLKSFMNLTYPLLLDGGEVIKSLGDPRLVGATLPVVVVIGRDGRITHYHVGNYEVDRQEGLKELNAAVTAALKN, encoded by the coding sequence ATGCTTGCTACTTTCCCCCTCGTCGTCACCGCATCTCTGGTGCTTACGGCACCCGGCCCTCTTGAGCCCGGGCAGCAGTTGTTGTTTCAGGGCACGGTTTCGCAGCGCGTCGTCGAACCGGGACAGCCATCGCCGCAGCAGAAGGCGTTCGACCTCAGCTGGTTCGTGGCCGATGTCGACGCCGCGGGGGCGACTCTGTATTGGTTGGTCGAAGAGCGCGGCCGCGGCGCTTGGCCCTGGCCCGAACGTTTTGGACAATTGAAGCTCGACACTGCCGGTCGGACCCAAGGCAGCCATATTCCGTCGCTCTATTTCGACTACGGCGAAGGCGAGAGTGTCGTGCCGCTGCCGGCGCCGCTGGTAACGCTCGAGAAACCTCTGGCGGCAGGCCTGACCTGGTCGGCGGCCGGCGAGGATTTCGAAGTCGAACAGGAACGCGACGCGGACGGGCGCGCCGCGTGGCCCGTACGGGTGCATAACGCGTATGGCGCCAAACGAACGATGCTGGTCGACAAATCGTCACCGCTGTTGCTGGCGACCAACGAGCGGGTCTTCATGAACAAAGGGACCGAGTATGCGCTTGAGATGAAGCTCGCTCGCGTTACGAAGAACTCTGCTGAGGAGGCGGCCGCCACGCGCGCGGCCTTCGACGAGTTGCTGGCGCTCTTGAGCAAGCTGCATCGAACGCCACGATCCGCCGATACCGAGTGGACTCCGGAGCAGATCGCCATGCTCTCCCGCGCCGCGCCCGGGCTGGAAAAAGCTGCCGCTGGTGGGCCGCTCGAGCGATTAGTTGCCACGGCCGGACGTGACGCGAAGCTGCAAGGGGGACGCGCCGACGAAGTCGCCGAGATCATCAATAAATATCAAGGCCGGCCGATGCCCGGGTTTTCTCTGCCGGGGCTGGCCGGCGGAACATTAACCTTGGCTGATCTGGCCGGGCAAGTAACCGTGCTGCATTTCTGGGAATATCGCGATTCCCCCCTCAAGGAGCCCTACGGCCAGGTCGGCTATCTCGAATTCCTGCATCAAAAGCGCAAGGATGCCGGGGTCAAGGTCTATGGCGTTGCCGTCGATGGACGGTTGAACGAGCCGAATGAGCGCCGCGCCGTTGGCACAGGCGTGCGAAAGCTCAAATCGTTCATGAATCTCACCTATCCGCTTCTGTTAGATGGCGGGGAGGTCATCAAATCGCTAGGCGACCCCCGACTCGTTGGCGCCACGCTCCCAGTGGTGGTCGTCATCGGCCGAGACGGGCGCATCACGCACTATCACGTCGGCAACTACGAGGTCGACCGGCAAGAAGGGCTCAAAGAACTGAATGCCGCGGTGACGGCAGCGCTCAAGAACTAG
- a CDS encoding 6-phosphofructokinase, with translation MSSTSPLSSPAHAESPIHKVAILFAGGPAPAANAVISTAAASFLRNGIEVVGILHGYSHLVEYRADRPLVEGEDYVMIDQKILKRTRNSQGILIGTARTNPGKDIARPEHLRDAQRTAQLRTVYEALASLNVDALVSIGGDDTLKTANKFQMFQEFLPADARRMPVVHLPKTIDNDYSGIDFTFGYFTAVETLATEIRNLLADAEASRSYYLAETMGRSAGWLAYGTAIAGEASLVISVEDITGKYRDEEPFEDANGQRGTRPVMKVEEVIRRIVTTMRVRETRDKKEFGVIVIAEGLAEYLPQQYVEGVSRDEHGHISISQVNLCRKFAKLIAAEYQKQAGKSRRVTGLQLGYEARCARPHAFDVMLGSQLGVGAYRALVEEKLNGVMVSVRGQLELNYVPFNDLIDPQTLVTVVRFVEPASDFHRLARFLETDVNE, from the coding sequence ATGTCATCCACTTCGCCACTATCCAGTCCCGCCCACGCCGAAAGCCCCATTCACAAGGTCGCCATCCTGTTTGCCGGCGGACCCGCGCCGGCGGCCAACGCCGTCATCTCGACGGCCGCCGCGTCCTTCTTGCGCAACGGCATTGAAGTCGTGGGGATTCTGCACGGATATTCGCACCTGGTCGAATATCGTGCAGACCGCCCGCTGGTCGAAGGCGAAGACTACGTGATGATCGACCAGAAAATCCTCAAGCGCACGCGCAACAGCCAGGGCATCCTCATTGGCACGGCGCGGACGAATCCGGGGAAAGACATCGCGCGACCGGAACATTTGCGCGACGCCCAGCGCACGGCGCAGCTGCGCACGGTGTACGAGGCGCTGGCCTCGCTGAACGTCGACGCTCTGGTGTCGATCGGCGGCGACGACACGCTAAAAACCGCCAATAAATTCCAGATGTTCCAGGAGTTTTTGCCGGCCGACGCCCGGCGCATGCCCGTCGTGCACCTGCCGAAGACCATCGATAACGACTATAGCGGCATCGATTTCACGTTCGGCTATTTCACGGCCGTGGAAACACTGGCGACCGAAATCCGCAACTTGCTGGCCGACGCCGAGGCTTCGCGCTCCTACTACCTGGCCGAGACCATGGGACGCAGCGCCGGGTGGCTAGCCTATGGAACGGCCATCGCCGGGGAAGCCAGCCTGGTGATCAGCGTCGAAGACATCACCGGCAAATACCGTGACGAAGAACCCTTCGAAGATGCCAACGGCCAGCGTGGCACGCGGCCGGTGATGAAGGTCGAGGAAGTGATCCGCCGCATCGTCACGACCATGCGCGTGCGCGAGACCCGGGACAAGAAGGAATTCGGCGTGATCGTTATCGCCGAAGGCCTGGCCGAATACCTTCCGCAGCAATATGTGGAAGGCGTGTCGCGCGACGAGCACGGACACATCTCGATTTCCCAGGTCAACTTGTGCCGCAAGTTCGCGAAGCTGATCGCCGCCGAATACCAGAAGCAAGCCGGCAAATCGCGCCGCGTAACGGGCCTGCAACTCGGTTATGAAGCACGCTGCGCCCGACCACACGCCTTCGACGTGATGCTTGGCAGCCAGTTGGGCGTCGGGGCCTATCGGGCGCTGGTCGAGGAAAAGCTCAACGGCGTGATGGTCTCGGTGCGTGGTCAGTTGGAATTGAATTACGTGCCCTTCAATGACCTCATCGACCCACAGACTCTGGTAACGGTGGTACGCTTCGTCGAGCCGGCGTCGGATTTCCACCGCCTGGCCCGTTTCCTGGAAACAGACGTCAACGAATAA
- the accC gene encoding acetyl-CoA carboxylase biotin carboxylase subunit produces MFKRILVANRGEIALRVIRACRELGVETVAIYSEADRGAQYLELADEAYCVGPAKASESYLKIDRVISAAEIGNVQAIHPGYGFLSENAHFNEVCRSCNIDFIGPGFEAMRRLGDKNEARKLARAAGVPCVPGSDGLITNEREATEIAHQIGFPILIKASAGGGGRGMRVAANDLVLKSAIQQAQAEAQAAFGNSAIYIEKYIELPRHIEVQIIADHHGNVCHLWERDCTMQRRHQKVIEESPAAHLDPEVRHALCNAAVSLVKTADYTNAGTVEFIVDRHGNFYFIEVNARIQVEHPVTEMVTGIDLIKTQLRVAAGEPLPFKQEEIKTAGVALECRINAEDPQHGFQPSPGRIEKIMVPGGPGVRFDSHAYPGYVVSPYYDSMIGKLLVHRPTRAEAIRAMQTALGELRIEGIKTTIPRQLEILRHAAFAAGTVDTKFIERTWPG; encoded by the coding sequence ATGTTCAAACGAATTCTAGTCGCCAATCGCGGTGAAATTGCGCTGCGCGTGATTCGCGCCTGCCGCGAGTTGGGCGTGGAGACCGTGGCCATCTACAGCGAAGCTGATCGCGGCGCGCAGTACCTCGAGTTGGCCGACGAAGCCTATTGCGTCGGTCCGGCCAAGGCCAGCGAAAGCTATCTGAAGATCGACCGTGTGATCAGCGCTGCCGAGATCGGCAACGTGCAAGCCATTCATCCCGGCTACGGCTTTTTGTCCGAAAACGCCCACTTCAACGAAGTCTGCCGCAGCTGCAACATCGATTTTATCGGTCCCGGCTTCGAGGCCATGCGCCGGCTGGGGGACAAGAACGAAGCCCGCAAGTTAGCCCGCGCCGCTGGCGTCCCCTGTGTTCCCGGCAGCGACGGGCTGATCACCAACGAGCGCGAAGCTACGGAGATCGCGCATCAGATCGGCTTCCCCATATTGATCAAGGCCTCGGCCGGCGGCGGGGGTCGTGGCATGCGCGTGGCCGCCAACGACCTGGTGCTGAAAAGCGCGATCCAACAAGCGCAGGCCGAAGCCCAGGCGGCCTTCGGCAACTCGGCCATCTACATTGAAAAATACATCGAGCTGCCGCGGCACATCGAAGTGCAGATCATCGCCGATCATCATGGCAATGTGTGCCACCTGTGGGAACGCGATTGCACGATGCAGCGCCGGCATCAAAAGGTGATCGAGGAGAGCCCCGCCGCCCACCTCGACCCCGAGGTGCGGCATGCCCTGTGCAATGCGGCGGTGTCGCTGGTAAAAACTGCCGACTACACGAACGCGGGCACGGTCGAGTTCATTGTCGATCGGCACGGCAACTTTTATTTCATCGAAGTCAACGCCCGCATCCAGGTCGAGCATCCCGTCACGGAGATGGTGACCGGCATCGACCTGATCAAGACGCAGCTGCGCGTGGCGGCCGGCGAACCGCTCCCCTTCAAGCAAGAGGAGATCAAAACGGCGGGCGTGGCGCTGGAATGCCGAATCAATGCCGAGGATCCGCAGCATGGTTTCCAGCCGTCGCCGGGCCGGATCGAGAAGATCATGGTGCCAGGCGGACCCGGGGTGCGGTTCGATTCCCATGCCTATCCCGGATACGTCGTTTCGCCCTATTATGATTCCATGATCGGCAAGCTGCTGGTACACCGGCCGACCCGCGCCGAAGCGATTCGCGCGATGCAAACCGCCCTCGGCGAATTGCGCATCGAAGGCATCAAAACCACGATCCCACGCCAATTGGAAATCTTGCGGCACGCCGCGTTTGCCGCCGGCACCGTAGATACGAAATTCATCGAGAGAACCTGGCCTGGCTGA
- the accB gene encoding acetyl-CoA carboxylase biotin carboxyl carrier protein, with protein sequence MSDSASDGGDVFDLKKLRQLVVLMNEHDLGEVDLRQGPMRIRLRKKAELAAVPVEVRPAAGAAPTASGSRPAAPAAPPSDEHLVLIKSPIVGTFYAAPSPDAPAFVKVGDHVGKETTVCIIEAMKVFNPIQAETSGQIVSVLVESGAPVEFGQPLFKVDPRQ encoded by the coding sequence ATGTCCGACTCTGCGTCCGACGGCGGCGATGTATTTGACCTGAAGAAGTTGCGCCAGTTGGTCGTATTGATGAACGAGCATGACCTGGGCGAAGTCGATCTTCGCCAGGGGCCGATGCGGATTCGCTTGCGAAAGAAAGCCGAATTGGCCGCCGTTCCGGTGGAAGTTCGTCCCGCCGCCGGAGCCGCTCCGACAGCGTCAGGCAGTCGACCCGCGGCGCCCGCGGCGCCGCCGAGCGACGAGCATCTGGTGTTGATCAAAAGTCCCATCGTCGGCACGTTCTACGCGGCCCCCAGCCCCGATGCTCCGGCGTTCGTCAAGGTCGGAGACCACGTCGGCAAGGAAACCACCGTGTGCATCATCGAGGCCATGAAGGTCTTTAACCCCATCCAGGCCGAAACGTCCGGACAGATCGTGTCGGTGCTGGTCGAATCGGGCGCGCCCGTGGAATTCGGCCAACCCCTGTTCAAAGTCGACCCGCGCCAGTAA
- a CDS encoding Xaa-Pro peptidase family protein, with translation MSRHETRRNQLRKLLRAAGADSLLVTNFTNVTYLTGFTGDDSYLLVGPKDTILVSDPRYTTQLEEECPDITISIRPPGKSMLDGVAEAVRAAKVSNLAIEADAMTVGLHAQLEAKLPKNKLVPAAGLVEELRVVKDKQEIEEIELAARYAEKGFAILRATLRPDRTEKEVAADLEYQMRLLGANGCSFPPIIAVGARAALPHARPTDQKIGAGDFVLVDWGATARHYKSDLTRVLVTGKISPKLERVYNVVLKAQLQAIAAIKPGLTGREVDAVARGIIADAGFARHFGHGLGHGLGLDIHEAPRLAAAAEQVLKPGMVVTVEPGIYLPGWGGVRIEDDILVTKTGGEVLTNVPKKLEESIVQ, from the coding sequence ATGAGCCGCCACGAAACGCGTCGCAATCAGCTCCGCAAACTCCTCCGTGCCGCTGGCGCCGATTCGCTCCTGGTCACGAATTTCACGAACGTGACCTATCTGACCGGGTTCACCGGCGACGACAGCTACCTGCTGGTCGGGCCGAAGGACACGATTCTGGTCAGCGACCCGCGCTATACGACGCAGCTCGAAGAAGAATGCCCCGATATCACGATCAGCATCCGGCCCCCCGGCAAGAGCATGCTCGACGGCGTGGCCGAGGCGGTGCGTGCGGCCAAGGTATCGAACCTGGCGATCGAGGCCGACGCCATGACGGTCGGGCTTCACGCCCAACTGGAAGCGAAGCTGCCAAAAAACAAGCTCGTGCCCGCCGCCGGACTGGTCGAAGAGCTGCGCGTCGTCAAGGACAAACAAGAGATCGAAGAGATCGAGCTCGCGGCCCGCTACGCGGAAAAAGGGTTCGCCATCCTGCGGGCGACGTTGCGTCCTGATCGGACCGAAAAAGAGGTGGCGGCCGACCTGGAATACCAGATGCGTCTGCTGGGGGCGAACGGCTGCAGCTTCCCGCCGATCATCGCCGTGGGGGCCCGCGCGGCGCTACCGCACGCGCGGCCGACGGATCAAAAAATCGGTGCCGGGGACTTCGTTTTGGTCGACTGGGGCGCCACGGCGCGGCACTACAAAAGCGACTTGACGAGGGTATTGGTCACCGGTAAGATTTCGCCCAAACTTGAACGCGTGTATAACGTTGTGCTCAAAGCACAGCTCCAGGCAATCGCGGCGATCAAGCCCGGCCTCACGGGGCGCGAGGTCGATGCGGTAGCTCGTGGCATCATTGCCGACGCCGGTTTCGCACGGCACTTTGGACATGGTCTAGGGCACGGGCTGGGCCTCGACATTCACGAGGCGCCGCGATTGGCAGCCGCTGCCGAGCAGGTTCTCAAGCCCGGCATGGTCGTCACGGTGGAGCCCGGCATTTACCTGCCAGGCTGGGGTGGCGTGCGGATCGAGGATGATATCCTCGTCACCAAGACCGGCGGCGAAGTGCTGACCAATGTGCCCAAGAAGCTGGAAGAGTCGATCGTTCAATAA
- the larB gene encoding nickel pincer cofactor biosynthesis protein LarB yields the protein MDASDLTNLAQALLSGGLSVADFVRRLSQGAIADVGDAQLDLDRHRRCGFPEVVFGQGKSLESLERIFDRLRSEGIDVLATRIPAEFAPQLLHRFPGGRYNAIGRVFRIPLDAGGAAETLPRGRVAIITAGTSDLPVAEEARETALWMGAEVSFVQDVGVAGPHRLPARLPQILGSDAVVVIAGMEGALPSVVGGHVDCPVIGVPTSVGYGANLGGIAALLSMLNSCASNVTVVNIDAGFKGAYVAGLIARNAARNRSSSDRGDLSR from the coding sequence ATGGACGCATCCGACCTCACGAATCTGGCCCAAGCGCTGCTCAGCGGTGGCCTGTCGGTGGCCGACTTCGTGCGCCGCTTGTCCCAAGGGGCGATCGCCGACGTCGGTGATGCGCAGCTCGATTTGGATCGGCATCGCCGCTGCGGCTTTCCCGAAGTCGTGTTCGGCCAGGGGAAGTCACTCGAATCGCTGGAACGGATCTTCGATCGCCTGCGCAGCGAAGGCATCGACGTCCTGGCCACGCGCATCCCGGCCGAATTTGCGCCGCAGCTATTGCACCGCTTTCCCGGCGGTCGTTACAACGCGATCGGGCGGGTTTTCCGTATTCCGCTCGATGCTGGCGGCGCCGCCGAAACCCTGCCACGCGGCCGCGTGGCGATCATCACCGCCGGCACCAGTGATCTGCCCGTCGCCGAAGAGGCCCGCGAGACGGCCTTGTGGATGGGGGCCGAAGTAAGCTTTGTGCAGGATGTGGGCGTCGCCGGACCGCATCGACTGCCGGCGCGATTGCCGCAGATTCTCGGTTCGGACGCGGTCGTCGTCATCGCCGGTATGGAAGGGGCACTTCCAAGCGTCGTTGGTGGCCACGTCGATTGCCCCGTGATCGGCGTGCCGACCAGTGTCGGCTACGGCGCAAATCTCGGTGGTATCGCGGCCCTGCTCAGCATGCTCAACAGTTGCGCTTCGAACGTCACGGTTGTGAATATCGACGCGGGCTTCAAAGGGGCTTACGTCGCGGGGCTGATCGCGCGCAATGCGGCGCGGAACCGTAGCTCCTCGGATCGCGGCGACTTAAGCAGGTAA